In Chitinophagales bacterium, the sequence ATGAGCGGGAATTATTCAGCCGATATTGATGCGGATGAATTTCATGAATTGTCCCTGAAAATAAATGTACCAAAGATCAAACAAGCCTTAAGGAACAGATTTCGTGATGAACAAATTGCCCGTTTGGGAAATATCCACATCATTTATCCGGCACTGAACAGTGCTGCTTACAATCAGATCATACTGCTCCAACTCAAGCAAACCGCAGAAAAACTGGGCAATTATTTGAGTACGGAAATTGAATTTGATAAAAGCCTGATCAAAACGATTTATGACGAAGGCGTGTATCCCACTCAAGGCGTACGCCCGCTGTTCACGACCATCAACCACATCCTGAAAAGCAAGCTGAATAAATTTATCATGGAGCTATTGCAATTGGATAAAGACATAGAAAAATTGCAATTCTTTGTAAATGAAGGCAGTTTGTACTGCAATTATTTCTCAAACAATGAAATAATTAAAACCAAGGGAGATAAGATCATTTTCAATTTGACCAAATTGAGAAAAAACAGGAAAGATGAGGTTCAGGCCATTACTGCGGTGCATGAAAGCGGCCATGCCATACTTTCTGCCATTTTGTTGAAAAAACTGCCTGAAATCGTTTGTTCCGTCACTACGGATGCAAACAATGATGGATTTGTATATTCCCGACATAAAAATGAATACCTGGCTAAAAACGAGGTGCAGAACCGTGTTGCCATCAGCTTGGGGGGATTGCTTGCAGAAGAGCTGATCTTTGGAGCAGAATATATTACAGCGGGTGCAAAAAGTGATATTCTAAATATCACCAACTTGTTGATAGCACTTTACAAACAAGAGGGGTTTGGTCAATTTCCAATTGCCTATGCCGTAAATGAACTCGACTCATCGGTATATCACAACATTGCTTCTGTGGAAGAAGAGGTAAAGGAGATGGTCAATCAGGGAAGAAAACTGGCAATGGAATTGCTGCAAAAAGAGAAAAAGCTCTTACTGGTCCTATCAGATTATCTGGCCAATCACACCTGCATTAAAAAAGAAGATTTAAAGAAAATGCTGCACACCCATGCCCTTTCAAATTTGGACGGACTGGAGCAGGAAAATGAATTTTATCGCAACAAACTCAATGCCCAAGTACGCGAATCACTCTTTGAAAATGGGGCGGGCGTGTATAAGGGCGTTTGTTTGAATAAGGATAAAGGTTAACTTTATCTAAAATATTTTTTGTAAAATAAAAAGAGCATAAAATGGATTTAAAAGATTTTAAAATAAAATTAGAAGACATTCATAGTAGGATAAAATCTGAATTAACGGATGAAATCAATAACAGAAAACCAATTTTAGATGGTGTAGTATATGCAGAGAAATACTTGAAAGCACCGATTAAAATTTTATGGCTGCTCAAAGAAGCATATGATGGCGATAATGGTACAGGTGGAGGCTGGGATTTTGAGTGGTTACTTGGTGAAGGGGTTAAAGAATTTATATTAAGCCACGGTAGTAAAGCCACCTGGCATCCCATTGTATATGTTTCATATAGTTTGCAAAATGGCTTTCCTTTATGGGACGATATGAACTATATAAGAGACATGCCTGAAATGACTTATTCAGTACAAAGTGTAGCTTTTATAAATGCGCTCAAGCTTCCTGCTATGCACGGTACAAAAAGTTATAATAGTGAAATAGAAAAGGAGTTTTTAAAAACAAAGAACTTTAATGAAGAACAGATCAAACTACTGGAACCGCAAGTTATCATTGCTGGTAGTACGCTTCATTTATACAAAGACATTTTGGGATTAAATGATTTAGAATATACAGTTTACAGAAGTGTTCATTATTATATTAAGGGTGACAAATTAATCATTGATGCATATCATCCAGGACAAAGAGGGGTCAAAAGACAAAACTATGTAGATGATATTATTACAGTAGTTAAAAATTGGAAAGAAAAAATAAGCAAAACCCATTCATAGCCAAATCAAAATTTGTATCTGGCATCCAGTGCCAGAAAAAGTTGCGCTTTGATATATTATGACTTTAGCTGTTGTGAGTGGTTTTGCATCATTTGGTTCACCCGTTCACTGGAAGTTTCATTCTCAATAGCCTCAGAGAATTTTCTCCTGCGCCAGAGATAAAGCCAAGTTGATAAAATGGCTACTACAAGATCATCAATGGGGCCGGGTATAGGGCCAAAGATGAACCACAACAATACCAGTGCTAACGGCCAATGCTTGGATAGATTTTTATAAATTTCAGGATCACGAATACTGAAGTAAAAAGCCATCATGAGTACAAAGACGAAACCCACGAGCCCAAAAAGAAGATAAGCTACCGATGATGAGATCAGTATTAGCCAGTCCTTGAATAAATTTAGTTCACTTGTATTTGGCAACAGCAGCCAGGCTACTGCAAAATATGCCCAGACGTAAGCAAACATGACAATGAAGCCCCAAAGAACTCCATAGGGTATGCCGGATTTGTTTTGTTGTGGTTTCATAGTTTTCATTAAATAGGGTTTTATTATGTTAAGAGGATTAAACTATCTTTAGCATTGCAATAAGAGCTCGCATTTATGAAAATGGCAGTTCCCGCTCTTTATAATTTAAATTCAACTATCCAATCATCCAGTTTCCAGTAAGCATATCTTTTACCCGAAGATTAGCTTTGCTGTATCTTTCCCATCCTTCTATATCATCTCGTAAACAATTATGTTCTTCTCTGGAAACGATGCAGGCAACTGCTTTTTCCTCTAAAATCCTTCTCATCTGATCCGGGTTGCTAAGGATTTCAGATGTTATAGACTTCACCGGCCAAACATGTTCGTGATTTATGGGTACTTCATTTTCACCAAGCACTGCTGCTGAGCGGTATCTTGTCTTATATGTGCCATCAACAGCAGTTATCTCCCAAATAACGTGACGAAAAAACTTCTTCTTCAGTCGAATGCTAACATTGGATTTTAATAAAGTTTCAGCTAAAAGATATAAGTCATTGAGCTTTTCCTCACGGTTTTTGTGTGGCTTATAAGGCTGATGTAAGTTGGTGGTTCTATTTGTAATTGGCATGATTTAAGTTTTGATGAGGGACAAAGGTAATCTTTTTATCTCAATATTCTAATAAAATACATAATACTCATAAAATCAAAAAATGAATATCCTGATGGCTACATTGTTTTTCATGGATTAATTATTGATTTGAGTTATTGACTATCGGTAATAATGCTGTTTGAGTAAGACAAAAATTATAAAATTTGAGTTTTTTAAGAATAGAACTCATAATTTTATCCTAAACAAATAAAAAACGATGTCCAAGAAAAATATTTTATCGAAATGTACAGATGTAATTGAGAACAAAGAAGTTATTCTGCTCATTAGAATATTGGAGAATGAGAAGAAAGAAAACCATATTTTTCATCCTTATGCTACGTTTTTTATACAAGGAGAGTATATTTTAGTTGGGTATTCTGATAAAACAGAAGATATGGAGGCAATTCCCTTATCAAGTATTCATCAAATTACGCAACTGAGTGATGTGGAATTTCGGGATTTGAAATCTGATGAACTTGGGATGTTGACCAGAGGGGTGGTCAATAGAGAGAATAAAGCAAAGGTGTCACATCGAAATCCAAGTGTGGCCGGTATGAAAGCTTATTGGAGAGCGTTCGATAACTATGGAAAATATAAAACCGGCTCAAGGAATCAATGGTACAATGAAGTAACCAATATAAAGTTCAAGGATGCTGTTAAATCAGAGTTCCGTGTTTACTTTGAATTGTGTTGTCAATATGGCCATCAGGAGCAATTAATAATTAATATAGTTATAGAAAGCCGCTTAGAAAATGATAACCGGATAAATGCCGTTCATGCTAAGTTTAGAAAGCTGGACAAGCAACTTAAGGAAGCCAGATTTGATGTAGCCTGGGACAAGAGAAAAGGAAAAAAAAGAAGGACTATTCAGCTTTGTTTAGAAAGTCTTTATAAGCTCGACTCTGATCCGCAAGACCCAAGAGAACATTCTAAACAATCCCAACATTTTCAGTGGTTCACGGAAAAACTTGATGGGCTGTGTGAGGTTTTTGATAAGCATATTGAGTTATTGTGAGATTTATTTCCTAGGATCACACTGGACGACTTAAAGTCATTCACTTCATCAAGAAAAAGTTTTTGATTTCCCAGCTAAGCACCGACACATTTTGACGGTCTTGCCCCGTACATTTGTTTAAGATTTATTTATTGCTAAAATTAAAAAAACCATGCCCATTCTCTCCAAATCCAAATTCATATCCGGTATTCAGTGCCAAAAAAAGCTGTATTTTGATTTTTACAGAAAAGACCTAAAACCACCGCTCACGGAAGCACAGAAGGCGCTATTTGCTTCGGGGCATAATGTAGGCGAGTTGGCACAAAAGGTTTTTCCCGGGGGAAAGGATGCCACTCCTGATTCTTACAGTAATTTGTCACAATCCATAAAACTAACTGCTGATTGGATAGCCGTTGGTATACAAACAGTCTATGAAGCTACTTTCTCTGCTAATGGAGCTTTCTGCATGTTGGATATTCTACATTATCAAAATGGAGAATGCTGGGCAATTGAAGTTAAAAACAGCACTAGTGTAAAGGATTATCACATTACAGATGGGGCTTTTCAATACTGGGTGATGGATAATTGCAATTACAAACCAGATAAGTTCTTCCTGATGCACATCAACAATCAATATGTGAAAGATGGTGCAATTGAACCTAAGAAATTGTTTCACTTAGAAGATATCACCAATCAAGTGATATCTCTTCAAGAAATGGTGGGTGAAAAAAAATCTGAGCTTCAAAAAATACTTATCCAAAGAGACGCAACAAGTGGAATACCAGTAAGAAAAGAACCAGAAAAAGAGATTGGGCCTCATTGCGGTAATCCTTTTGAATGTGATTACAAGGCTCATTGTTGGCAGCATGTTCCTGACAAATCAGTTTTCGAACTATACAGGGGCAGTGGCTGGGAATGGTATGAAAAAGGAATATTGAAAATGGAAGACATTCCGGAAGGAGTAAATCTAAACACCCGTCAGCAATTACAGGTCAATGGAGTGAAAGATGCTGCGGTTCACATAGAAACAGAGCAAATTAAGGAATTCCTAAACACCTGGGAATATCCACTCTATTTTTTCGATTTTGAAACCATCAACCCGGCTCTTCCTTATTTGGATGGAACCAGTCCCTATCAGCAAGTCCCTTTTCAGTATTCGCTGCACTTTATTGCTGCACCCGGAGCCAAACCCGAGCACAAGGCATTTTTGGCGCAGCCTGAAGATTACAGGGAAACAGCTGTCAATGACCCGACCCGGGCATTGATGGATCAGATAAAACAGGACATTGGAACAGAAGGCAGCATCGTGGCCTATAATGCCAGTTTCGAAAAGCGCATTCTCAATTTTTTGGGCGATCGTTTTCCCGAAGAGGCAGCCTATATTGAAAACCTAAACAGCCGTTTTGTGGATTTGCTCGTGCCGTTTAGAAGTGGCTGGTATTATCGTCCTGAAATGAACGGCTCAGCTTCCATCAAAGCGGTATTGCCCGCCTTGGTTCCAGAGATGAGCTACAGCAATTTGGAAATCAATAATGGCGATATGGCGAGTAGTACCTTTGAACAAATGATCTACCAAGATCATGAGGATGCAGGGAAAATCCGTCAAAACCTACTGAAATACTGCGAACAAGATACACTTGCGATGGTGAAAATTTGGGAGCGATTGCTGGAGGAAGTCGAGTGATTTTTGAAACTGAATTACAAAGCTTAGAATTTGTAAAGTGAATTATATGGAACAGCTTTGAGTTGAAATATTTAAATTTGATACAAATCTATTTAGGATGTCAATCTCGATAAAATACATTATAGATCAGAAAGGGAGGAAAACCGCAGTTCAAATTCCCATTGGGGATTGGGAAAATCTTCTGAAAGGGTACAAGGAGTTTCAAGATTACAAAGCCTTGAAAAATGAACTTTCTGAAGCCATAAATGAAATAAACAACTATGAAAGCGGTAAAAAAGAACCTAAAACCTTAAAGCAATTCCTGGATGAATTGTGAAATTCGAACTATCCTAAAGTTTGAAAAGGAAGCTAAGAAGCTTATTAAAAAGTACCCTTCCTTAAAATCTGAATTAAAAGCCCTTGATGATTTGCTTTCAAAAAATCCTTTACAGGGCACACCTCTTGGTAATAACTTTTATAAAATTCGCTTAGCGATTAAAAGTAAGGGCAGGGGAAAAAGTGGTGGCGCTCGAGTGATTACAAACATTATTTTTAAATGTACTGAACCAAAGCGGCTGTATTTAACATCCATCTACGATAAGGCAGACCGAGAATCTATTAGCAATACAGTTTTGAAAGAGATTTTAAAGGATATACACAATAAAGAAATTTAATTATTGCTGAAATTTCAATACAAACAATCCCCACAGTATTTAAACATGAAAAAACAAACTCCCTCCTATCAAATCACCAACACAAGAGAAGAACGGCATTTTTGCTCCTACTTGTTCGCTTGGTTTTTAAAGGACAAACAGAAAAATTTAAAATTGTTTTTCGAAAATCATACCCATTCTTCTGGATGTAAAATGCCCGATGATATTGATTACAAAAACTGCAAGCTCTTTTACGAATTCACCGCTATTCGAGAATTGATTCACTTTCAATCAAAAATCGAGAAAGACCAATCAAAAGCTTTGAAAACAAAAGAGCGGGCTGAAGATTATATTTTCGAAACTGAAAAAGGAGATGCACAAAAAAAGAAGCCCGATTTGGCATTTTATTTTAAAGACAAAAAAACACTGGTTTTAATAGAAGCGAAATTTGAGGAAGGATTTAAGCTTGGGCAGATTGAAGAATCCGACAAGTATGGTGAGTTTTTAAAAGAAGCACTTCCCAATGAAATTGAAACAGTTGTCACCTGTATTTTGGGGACAGAATATTACATAGATTCAATTCATGAAGCAATTCATAAAAAAGAAGACCAATTGCCTTGTATTCCTTCAATTTCCTGGGAAAAATTAACGGAAATTATTGAAGCTGGAGAAATCAAAGATGAAATTGTAAATGGGCTGAATTATCAAAAAGGATTCCATCCAAAAGCTATGAAAAATTGGAGTGGCAATGTGTGAAAATTATTAGCTAAACCCATGCTAAATAAAGGAGACTCAAAATTGAAATCAAAACAAAACTGTAAGAAATAATACCCACTTTTTCTTACAAAAAACAAAGGGATTCCTTACAATTGTAATTGAAGCATCTTTTCAGTTTCAGAAATCAATTTCGAATTTAGAGGCAACAACATCGACCCTTTTTCTTCATCGCCCACTAATTTTACCATATCCTTTTTATGAATCCATAAATAGCCCAGTAGATAAGCTATAAAAGCATCGAGCTGGTCATCATCTTCTATTGTAGGGAAACTAAAATCACTCCGTTTTTCCAATAAATCTATTATTCCCTTGAAATTTTGTTGTACACAGGCCTCTCGCTCCAGCTTATTGAGTCCACTTCCTTTATATTTTTGAAACCTTTTTCCTAACCAAATGTACATTGCCACTGCAGGATGGACTTCAGCAAGTAGCAAACCTGTTTTATCTGAGGAATTTGCTTTTTTAAAGAGCAGTTCTTTTTCTGTTTTATCGTATTCTCCCAAAATAGGGTAACCCAAAGCCGCTCTACTGATTGTCCAGTGCGGACAACCCGAATAGGGCAATACAGAAACTCCCTCGATTTTTCCAATTTTCTTTCTCAGTGCTTTCTCAGTGCTTTCTCAATGGGTCGATCTGAATAACTGCCATTGAATTTGAGGCCAGGTCCCGTAAGTGGTGCATCCCAACAAATGAGTACATTTTTATCTTGTTTCAATTTCTTGATATAGGATATTAAATCAGAGCCTTCTTTGCTCAAAAAATCTTTACCGTCATATATGGTAGAGTCTTTTCCCGGAGCCGGGTCAATGCCAACAATTTCCATATCTGCTAAAATTTAAGTTGTGATTTCAATACGTAAAAAAATCTTTCAGTTAAAACTATATACTACTATTGAATAGCAATTCATTTGTCAAATTTACGAAGCTACACCGTCAAAACATGACGGATTAATTTTTAGACGCAACATAACTTATTCAAAAATAACAACCCATCCTCTTCTATAATATCATGTTCAATAACTTCAAGCAAATATTGAGTATAATTACTGCATAATTTGATCGTCATATTTAAATGCAAACGCCAAGTAAAAAGCTATTCACCCCCTACCAAGTCGGCCCGCTCAAGTTGCGCAACCGTTCTATTCGTGCAGCGGCATTTGAGGGCATGTGTCCCGGCAATGCGCCTTCAGAGGATTTGCTCAATTATCACCGTGCCGTGGCAGCAGGTGGCGTGGGCATGACCACTGTGGCCTATGCAGCTGTTGATCGTTCAGGACTTTCCTTTCTGCATCAGTTGTGGATGAAAAGCGAAAATGTAGCTCAATTGAAAAAACTCACCGATGCCGTTCACAGCTAGGATGCGGCTACTGCGCTATATAATACACATCAGGTAAATGTGCAACTTGCGATGAAGTTGGGCATTATGAAAAAACCGGAATCGGTGGCCAGGACAGGTGTGAAAGCACTGTTTAGCGGCAAAGCTGAATCTATTCCGGGTTTTGTGAATAAACTGACGGTTTGGTTTTTGCCACTTGTTCCTCATTGGGTGATTGGCCTGATATACAAACGAGTGATGCGCAAGGATAAAAAATAAAAAGCCCGCTCTCGGTCTGGGAGCAGGCTTTTATGCATTTGAAATTTTAGAAACTAATTCATCAACTCCATTTTGAAAATCTTTTGATCGCCTTTTCCTACAATATAAGGACGGGCAATCAGGGTATTGTTAGATATTTGATCAATACGCGATGGGTATAGATTGATTTTATGTTTTTTCAAATCAAAAAAGTGGTCTTTTTCCAGTTCACCTGTTTCGCCATCAATTTTAACCAAGGTTAAATATCCACCTGCTCCATCCATATGGGTGGCAGGTGTTTTATCGGGCTGAAGTCTTAGGTTTTTGGCATTGTCAATAT encodes:
- a CDS encoding DUF2779 domain-containing protein gives rise to the protein MPILSKSKFISGIQCQKKLYFDFYRKDLKPPLTEAQKALFASGHNVGELAQKVFPGGKDATPDSYSNLSQSIKLTADWIAVGIQTVYEATFSANGAFCMLDILHYQNGECWAIEVKNSTSVKDYHITDGAFQYWVMDNCNYKPDKFFLMHINNQYVKDGAIEPKKLFHLEDITNQVISLQEMVGEKKSELQKILIQRDATSGIPVRKEPEKEIGPHCGNPFECDYKAHCWQHVPDKSVFELYRGSGWEWYEKGILKMEDIPEGVNLNTRQQLQVNGVKDAAVHIETEQIKEFLNTWEYPLYFFDFETINPALPYLDGTSPYQQVPFQYSLHFIAAPGAKPEHKAFLAQPEDYRETAVNDPTRALMDQIKQDIGTEGSIVAYNASFEKRILNFLGDRFPEEAAYIENLNSRFVDLLVPFRSGWYYRPEMNGSASIKAVLPALVPEMSYSNLEINNGDMASSTFEQMIYQDHEDAGKIRQNLLKYCEQDTLAMVKIWERLLEEVE
- a CDS encoding addiction module toxin RelE, with protein sequence MNCEIRTILKFEKEAKKLIKKYPSLKSELKALDDLLSKNPLQGTPLGNNFYKIRLAIKSKGRGKSGGARVITNIIFKCTEPKRLYLTSIYDKADRESISNTVLKEILKDIHNKEI
- a CDS encoding DUF429 domain-containing protein; translation: MGYPILGEYDKTEKELLFKKANSSDKTGLLLAEVHPAVAMYIWLGKRFQKYKGSGLNKLEREACVQQNFKGIIDLLEKRSDFSFPTIEDDDQLDAFIAYLLGYLWIHKKDMVKLVGDEEKGSMLLPLNSKLISETEKMLQLQL